Proteins encoded by one window of Pecten maximus chromosome 15, xPecMax1.1, whole genome shotgun sequence:
- the LOC117344384 gene encoding inositol hexakisphosphate kinase 3-like has product MGKDDTEVVTARPFIHQVGGRAVMLEISPGTICKLYNDREFQFYENIPEYLKEFTPHYKGLVSVKCNYDDATPTFRAEVPGYILRNSRGDPSCQHESRAKLKEVKTGLANWSMLCIKRDIKSRGVWSDHDYIMLENLVGSLRMPCILDLKIGTKQTGDDTSEEDKKLREHRSANSTSGTLGIRLSGMHMYQMESDNYLSHNKHYGWTLDEAGLRQVLRQFFYNCCITNVRREVTRIISKLHRLHSILSTQDLHYFFGSSLLLFYDGYKNNRPCDGQLNDANAFSAANTDQSAEDLNEYSSCDQKGDRREERSCVKEHCRTECSCETGKADIRLIDFGRTVLKSDMKERSYGVEFEEGVLFGLANLINILQSIIDS; this is encoded by the exons ATGGGTAAGGACGACACAGAGGTTGTGACAGCCAGGCCCTTTATCCACCAAGTCGGTGGACGTGCGGTCATGCTTGAGATCTCACCGGGAAcgatatgtaaattatacaaCGATCGGGAGTTCcagttttatgaaaatattccGGAGTATCTGAAGGAGTTTACGCCACATTACAAGG GTCTCGTATCTGTCAAGTGTAACTATGACGACGCCACTCCTACGTTCCGCGCCGAAGTACCCGGATATATCCTTCGGAACTCCAGAGGTGACCCGAGTTGTCAACATGAATCACG tGCGAAATTGAAAGAAGTGAAGACGGGATTGGCCAATTGGagtatgttgtgtataaaaAGGGACATAAAATCCAGAGGAGTCTGGTCTGACCATG ATTACATCATGTTGGAAAATCTTGTTGGATCACTGAGGATGCCCTGTATACTCGATCTAaaaataggaacaaaacaaACTGGTGATGACACGTCTGAAGAGGACAAGAAGTTGCGTGAACATCGATCAGCGAATTCCACTTCCGGAACTCTGGGTATTCGCTTGAGCGGTATGCAT ATGTACCAGATGGAGAGTGACAACTACCTGTCGCACAACAAACATTACGGCTGGACTCTGGACGAGGCTGGGCTTCGTCAGGTGCTCAGACAATTCTTCTATAACTGTTGTATCACGAACGTGCGACGTGAGGTTACCCGGATTATAAGTAAACTCCACAGACTCCATAGCATACTGTCCACACAAGACTTACATTACTTCTTCGGTTCTTCGCTACTGCTGTTCTACGACGGTTATAAAAATAATCGTCCTTGTGATGGCCAATTGAATGACGCGAATGCATTTTCTGCAGCGAATACCGACCAATCAGCAGAGGATTTGAATGAATACTCGTCATGTGATCAGAAAGGTGATAGAAGAGAGGAGAGAAGTTGTGTGAAAGAGCATTGCCGGACTGAATGTAGTTGTGAAACAGGAAAGGCAGATATTAGATTGATTGATTTCGGTCGCACTGTGCTGAAATCTGACATGAAGGAACGCAGTTATGGTGTAGAGTTTGAGGAAGGTGTTCTATTTGGACTGGCGAATCTGATCAATATACTACAGTCAATTATCGATAGTTAG